The Alnus glutinosa chromosome 1, dhAlnGlut1.1, whole genome shotgun sequence region catttatttttcagagtTCTCAGAGTCATTGGGGGAAATGGGTGCTTGCCTTCTTGAGAAAACTGCATTGAATGACGATGAAGAGAGTGGTAAAGTGAAAGAAAACTTCATTATTTTgtcgcctttttttttttttttttttaattatatgaataAATAGTAAGTGATGTACTGCTTCAGACTTACATTAAGCTTCACAGAGGATCAAATCTTGTCACCTTGAGTATTTTTAGCTTCGAAAAATAAGAGAAGGAACATGTCTCTTTTCTGTGTGTTGGTTTCAAGTAAGACTTACCCCAGCCCCATGCTACCTTTAGGTTAGACTTAATcttgttttggattttgtttaCTCTTTAAATTTGTTCAAAAACTTAAATATTGAAGTAGCAACTATAACTTATTGGACCTGCAGAAGAAATCATAGAGCTGgtcattatgttttctttcctttcctttttgaAAGCAAACAATTGCCCAACTAAtgtctttgacttttctttttcaaatctaATTCTCCTAATAGGGTGGTTGTGTTTACATTAAGATTTTGATTAAGTTGACTTTCTCTACCATGTGGTTATTACACTCAGCAAGTAAACTTGGCTTTGTGTAGTATTGTAGGAATCCATATCTACTTCTAGTTcctattttcaaatattttatggTAATTTCATGCACAAAATCGTTATTGATTCATACCAATTATCTTACTCCaactttaatttcttaaattttttcgTCAGGAATGTACGTCATTATAGTGTAGTTTTGTCATTGCGGTCAGTGGCAAAATAATCTTTACTTGTTTTTGTGTGTGCGCAGGCAGAGTTCTCCTAATGCTAGGAAAAGTACAGTTTGAACTGCAGAAACTTACTGATGGCTATGTGAGTCCTTATTCTTAAGtgtaaaatattaaagaaacatCTCCTTGATTTTAACTTGGTAATGAGTTATTGCTTTGCATATTTCAGCGCTCTCATTTATCCCAGACAATCATAAACCCATCAGAAAGTCTTCTTAATGAACTTCGAACAGTTGAGGTTTGTTCGTATGGATTCTTTAGTCTAATTAGCTTATGACAAGTTTCATATTGGTTCTTGTCCCATGCATAAATTCTGCATGATCTGGCAGTTTGCATCCTAGATATTGATTTGCAGTTTTTCTTGTTGTTGCTCTCTTCCCCTTTTGAGCATCTGTTTAGTTGTTGAGCCTCTatttctgaatatatatatgtagaagaCCCTGCTGTGACATTCATTTTCATTTATCGCATCTTATCATTTTGGTCTGAGAACAAGAATGGAGACATAAAAATACTGAAACTTGAAGTTGACTGGAGGCTTTCAGGGAGAACCAAGGAGGGAAGGAAGCAGAGTCTGGAGCTTCCTTCTTAACAAGGAAGTGGCAACTCAGTGAGTGGCTCTATTAGCCTCTCCTCTAACAtgagaaaataaaaacccaGGTACACAATGGCTGGACTGAATGTGTAAACAGTAGACCAAGGAATTAATTAGAGGTTGCATGAGCTTATGGCAGCTCGATCAGCTAATTGAGAAATCAGGTCCTACTGTCATTTGAAATGCACCATGGAGAGGACCTTGTCCTAGTGTAGagcttatttttataaaaaagaggAGGACCTGGTCAATGCTCTATGCTGCTGGTGCTTGTCCATCCCTAAGTGTTAGGGAGATTGACACTTTGGGGAGTCTTTTTCTGTGAGACCATAATATAGCATGTTGGAATACCATTCAACCCAGAAGCTTAAGCCTAAGGGTTTGGTCCCATCTATGTTATATTAACCACTTACACTTGTGACATCTTTCCAATGTGAGACTCGATCTTTTTATACTCACACGTGTATACTAAACAATCTCCTCCTCACGTGTAAGTCCATCACCATATTGCTACACTCTCCCTCaaatagaagtttttttttaaaaaaaaaattaaaaatttgtcaaTCTTATGCACCATCTCTAGGATCGCTTGTGGGCTATGTGGGTTTGCTCGCGTCATGCACATTTGCCCTTACTCTAGGGACTCATTTCTGCCTATGCCATGAATCTTTGCTCCTTACTCTAGAGACCCTCGTCCATGCTCGCAGCTTGCACTTTTGTCCCTACTTCAGAGATCCTTTATATGTGCCTGCACCACTCCACCGTGTTACACATCACCATCTcagctttgataccacttgttaaGAAAAATTGACACATTGGGGAGCCTTTTTCAGTGAGACCATAATATAGCATATTGGAATACCACTCAATCTAACAGCTTAAGCCTAAGGATTCGGTCTTAACTATGCTATTCTAACCACTTACACTTGTGTCATTTTTCCAATGTGAGACTCAATCTGTTTATATTACACGTGTATGCTCAACACTAAGTATACTAACCAACCTATGGACTCTTTCTTGGAGAGACTCACAAAAGGTTTTGAAAAGCCATGGAAACTCTCTAGAAAATTTAGATGCTTCCAACATTGTAAAGGCTTATGGGAAAATTGTCTTTCGGGCCTTATTTTAATATCTAAATATGCAGATTATAGTTAATGGCCAAATATAGATTTGTTAGGACTATTGGATTTGAACTCTGTTTGTTGGCATTGATGTtccttattattatatttttgtgttAGTGATTGCTTTCCTTCCTGGCACATGAGTGTCTGCACCAAATGCTTAGTTTTTCATGGGTAGATGCTGCTTCTGTATGCAGATTCAATTGCATGGTTGTTTTTAATCGGCCATATGAAATAACAGTCAATGaggtttttcctttcttcttgatGCAGGAGATGAAGCGACAATGTGACGAGAAAAGGTTCAAaaatttactctctctctctctctctctctctctctctatatatatatatatatatatatatatatatatatatatatatactcgcGCGCGCGTGCGCACACGCTCACACCCGCGCACACACACTTACATCCATATATATGTGTATGCGTGTTTATTCTTATTTTGGTATGTGATCTACAGAGAGGTATATGAGTATATGATAACAAGACAGAGAGAAAAAGGGCGATCAAGAAGTGGAAAAGGAGAGAGTTTTTCTATGCAGCAGGTACAAACTGCTCGTGATGAATATGATGAAGAGGCAACCTTATTTGTTTTCCGGTTGAAATCTCTGAAGCAAGGACAATCCCGAAGTCTTCTTACACAGGCAGCTCGTCACCATGCTGCTCAGGTTTTCTCTCTCGTCTACgtcatcttcttcatcaacaTCAAATGTAATCATTCTTCATGTTGCATGATTGTCTCTTTTCTGCTTGTAAACAGTTGTGCTTCTTCAAGAAGGCAGTCAAGACTCTTGAGGCAGTAGAGCCACATGTGAAATTGGTAACTGAACAGCAACATATTGATTACCAATTCAGTGGACTTAATGATGGGGATGAAGGCGATGATGATGGCGACGACGACGATTACAACAGTGATgatgacgacgacgacgacgatgaTGACGACTATGATGAGAATGATGATGGGGAATTGAGTTTTGACTACGGGCAAAATGATCATGAGCATGACATTCCTACATCCCAAAAATTAATGGAGGTAAAGATTTGTTCTGCTTTTGGCTGATAGATACTAAACAAACTCTGCTTTTGGCTGATAAATACTAAACAGTTTGTTTCTTCCCTATTTGAAGTGTATTTAAAGTGCAGCCGAAGTAAGTGGATACATAACCACATGATGCACACATAGAATTATTTCACATAATCCTAACTCATGATAGCTTCAACGTCATGCAGATGATTGCACAGATGCTCTTATCTCCTCATGATTCTAAGAATCTTGTGTTTAACACACCAAGGAAAATGACATGCTTTTGTGAAATAGTTTTGAAGATAAAGAAAGAATTTTGATTTGTACTAATTAATGTGCTAACATAACAAATAAATTAGACAGTGACCATACTGTTGGTCgtgttttattttcaaatttctgaAAGATTAAATTATGCCATAAAGTTGTATCTCAGCTTGACTTGTTTCTTAACTATATAACATTTTATGCAGCTGGATCAGGTGGACATTACATTTCCCCAGGTTGCAACTGTGGAAGGTGTCAAGGTGAAGAGCCTATTCTGTTATTGATTCATTCGTTCACAGTGAGCAGGATATATGTTGCAATTTAGTCAatgttttaaaaagttgaaacaCAAGTTTCTACTAACAATCCGTATATGCTTGATCTGATGACAAAAGTAATTGCGTGAATGCATGTGTATAATCCCATAAAGCACTCCAGAACCTGGACCTTTTATTATGTTTAATTTCCCTTCTAAAATATTCGATCTTCAGGATGCAGAAAACATCATTGTTATAGCTTCTGAGGTATATGCTTCCCTTTCATCATATTTGCAGGAAAATCTGCACAGGCTCCACCGGAATTCTTTTTCCCATAGGGCTAGGCCAGGCAGCCAATCAGCCCCACTTTTCGCTGAGAATAAATTTGATTCtactgaaaaaacaaaacagatgCTGCTATCATCAACGCGGAAGTTGCACACGTATGTACTACCCACTCCGGTTGATATGAAGAGTTCAATTTCTACTGGATCAGGTAATCCAATGCCTCATAAAACAGAGACTCCTCTAAATGAGCATACTCAAAATTTGTGGCACTCATCTCCACTGGAACAAAAGAAGTTAGAAGAGGTTTTGGTGGATGAGAAATTCTCTGGACCCACTGTTATAAATGCTCAGTCTGTACTCAAAGAGAGCAACAATAATGCATCAGCTTGGCTGCACCCTCCTTCAGCTGATAGGGTTTTGTTTTCACAGCAATATATGCTTGCTGCTTCTGATCCTAAAAAGCTCAAAAGATATGCTTTTTCTGGTCCATTGACAAGTAAGCCATGGTCTACCAAGCCTGTCTCAGTGGGAAGTCCCCATTTGTATTCTGGACCTCTTCTTCGAAATCCAATGTCTCAGGTTCCATCAACATCTCCAAGTACTTCCCCAACTTTTATGTCCTCACCTAAAATAAGTGAGCTTCATGAGCTTCCTAGGCCCCCTGCAAGTTCAACCTCCAAGTCTTCAAGACCTATGGATTTCGTTGGTCATTCAGCTCCCTTGGGGTCCAGGGATCAAGTGCTTTCTGCTACAAAGAAATCGGTTGTGTCAAATGCAGCATCTCCACTGCCAACTCCTCCTCAAACCATTGCACGTAGTTTCTCTATACCCTCAAGTAGTCCTAGGGTAACGACTTCACATGCATCCAAGCCTCTAGAAGCTCTTCATGGCAGAGAGATGGCTGTAGATATTGCTTCGCCCCCTTTGACACCGATAGCCCTTTCCAGCAACCAGCAGCCATCAACCGGTTCTGAGACAATCACTCAGGCTATTCATATTAGAGGTAATTTAGAAACTGACGCCTTTCCTTTTGCAGTCAAAATATATTATGCCTAGATATAGACATTAGAGGCTGCTTTAATGATCTGAATCTGTTTCATGTCCGAAAATACACCCTATTTTAATAACAAATACTCCCAACTTAGTTAGCTAACAAACGTGTTTCTAATGTTGACAAATTATTAGTCCACCTGGTGTGGGTGTAAGACCTATTCTTTGTTTCTAAGTGTTGATATATTTGGACACAGGTGCGGATTGAGTCTATTCACATATTCAGTGAAAATTTTGTTTCGATTTGGCTACCCTAGATCGGTCGTGGGAGAGAGATTGTTTCTCACCAATTGGTATGGCGGTAGATCTGTAAATATGTccattatcatttttattttttttctgttacTTGTTACATTCACCAATTATTTAGTTTGATGGACACTCGGCATAGATTCATTGAATAAAATGCCTTTGGGTTTCATCATTTTTGAGGAATGTGTACTTAGTGCAAGCAACTAATAGTGAATCACTGTTTTCTTTCCTCCCTCTTACTGTCCATGTTAGCTCTATAATTAACGCCTTCACCCGAACTTGAATCTAGGATTTCATATTTTTTGAGTGAAAACTATGTTCGTGCTTTACCTGAGGAGTCGAATGTTTTAAAAACATCACGGATAAGTCAAGAAAGTATTAAGGGCTTCTTTGGTTGTtgtataaaatttgattttgccCCATTTCATAATTCCTGTACTATTAGCAACCCATCATCCAAAATGTTGTAAGAAAGAAAGTTGGTGTCAACAACATGAACCAATGGAGACGGAATTCTTTTTTGTCCGCAGAAATTATCTGATGCCTTTTTGTTGTGATGATGGTTGTTCCTGTTGAATTGCCTCATAGTGATGGGATTCgttaaagagtaatgttatataccatatttttgtcttacaattatctcacaatgttgACGTGAAAGTCTCgactcacatttttttttttttaaaaaattttattattattattattattattttaacaatgaCCAGTCTAATGGTTAGTTGAGACTGCCATGCTAACATCGTGAGATAgttaagagataaaaataaactGATTTATTGATGATATGCATCATTAAATCTCAGGATGTATAatggcaaaaataaaaaactcagtGCAAGATTAGATAACACTTCGTATGTATTTATTTCCCTTTTCGTGGGTTATAGTGCTGTATAAATAGTATTTAACATACATTTGTTACTCCTAATCAGCCATATATTCATCTACAATTCCCTTGACAAACTAGTCACAGTAATGAAACTGTTTGTTAGCATATATGGGTTGGTGTTTCCAGCGTTCACATAATTTTGTTGAATCATTTATCTTTAAGTTTCTGTAATTTCTTGCTCATATTGTCTGCCCCAATTCCAAATGATGAGAAACGTGGACTTACAATGTCTAAATATAACAGCCTTCGGAACTAGGGGGATTTGTATTTAAAGCAAAACCATTAGGAACAACTAGGGACAGAAGCCACATCCCTGATGGCTGATATATGATATAAACCCCTTTTACGCAATGGTTTTGTGCATCGGTTGCAgacgagtaatgttagaagtaAGATTTTTGTTCTCATATTGTCCTTCTAAAATTGAtgcgacttttaaaattactattaaaattTGAGATGgaagactattaaattttgatccaatactAAACTgagaatcacatgcattttagACACAAGTCAATCTAATAGTTgaggtaataaaaaattatccaaTCCAATTGGGAGAAAAACTTTGTCACTTATACTCTCGGTCCTTACCAAGTGAGATTGTTATTCAAGTTAAATCTTACGTGATTAATGATATCATTACACGATCAGGAGGATCAAAATTTTTCATGCTGTATttccatatctctctctctctctctctctctctctctctctctctctctctctctctctctatatatatatatatatatatatatagtacaaaaACCATCCACAAACCAAACCACCCCTAGGGCTCCAAGAAAGGAGCAAATTTACATCTCAAAATGGAAAAATGAGTGGTTgaaacttgaatcttaaatatgGAGATGAAAATCCCtatactaaatatatatataaggaggtTTCTTGGTATTTAGTAATTAACACTAAGTAATAATTATATTAGTGAACCATGCATAAGGCTCTTTCATACAAAGAGGCATTAAGACACAAGGAACTGGCAACACATTATTGCCTATTGATACATCATTAGCAGCTTCCTCCCACATCATATCTCACAAATCCCATCAGTTCTGGTCCTTCGAGTCTAGGGTTATTCTTGAAACTGCATCCAATCAATCAATTGTTTGTAAATGATCAATAAACAGACGTATTAACTTTGATTAGAGCTCTTATTCTCTAAACAATCACCTTTCCTCCGACAACTTAGAAAACGAGCCCGAGGTTGGAAATGTACCACACAAATCGTTGTTTGACACGTCACTACACAATTCGATCACAATAACTTAATTTGCATTGGTTAGGGCAAAGAAATTAAACAGCAATTAAACGAAGAGAGAAGGCGGGGTATTTTAGGCATTTAAAACTTACAAAATCTTGAGGTTTCCAAGTTTGGTAAGTTCCCTTGGTATTCTTCCAGTCAGGTTATTGCTGTTCAATCGCCTGCATGGATGGGGATTACGTAAACGTgttcatatttattatatatcaaTAACTACTTAATTGGCCTTAATTCCTTTGTTAAAGTactaaataaatgattaaatttaattatcttcctgttaatttaagtttttggaaCAAATTAAAAGAGTGACATGAGTTGAAACCATGATGAACTTTGGAtgaaattaatgctcacaggaATTTAAGATTGGAGAGCTTAGAGAGTGAGGAAGGGATGGATCCGGTGAGGTTATTGTGATAAAGATCCAAGCTAAGAAGGCTCTTCAATCCTCCGAGTTCCTCCGGTACGGGACCCACCAAGTTGTTCATGTACAGTTCCCtgcaaaaacacacacacacacacatacacatatatatatatattatatgatatACCAACCAGCccactttttaattaattaatattgcaGCAACGTAACCATGCACAATTAATCAAGTAATCAACCATAGCCAATTTTAACACCAGATGATCGATATTCATCCATAATTGGGTGGGTGATAATATTGATGAATTAATGATTTTCCATAGCTGTGTAAGTACAGATGGTAGCTAGATCTTACGTGCCTCTATTTCATTtggtaatttttgttatttgtatGTACCTTATTAAATaccaaggtttttttttatcaagtgaAACTTCACCggacacacacacatatatatatatatacaaagttttgcctgaaaaatatataaacatgtTAAGAATTGGATAAACTATAGTAGTCGATCTACTTACAGATACTGAAGACGCTCGAGCTTCCCCAGCTCGGGGACCAGACTGCCCGACAGCTTTGCATTTCCGAGGTCACTGCACATATATCATTACCCAGTACTTAAACTATTGATAACAATATATGATTTAAACATCGTTCTGCCACCAAAACAAATATGATTTGAGTTACCCGATGactgtaattttattttgatttgacccgatcgagttcttcaatagtattacatatatatatatatatatatatatatatatatatatatatatatatatatatatatatatatatatatatatatatatatatatatatatatatatatataagattgatcAGTTTCATTTCTCAATTCCTTATATTGAGAAGGGAGAATTCCAGGAAGAAAGTAAATGTATACACAAAAAGTTCTCAGAGCTCAAGGTGTCCTTTTGTCTTTAATTAACAACCGACCGGCAGAATTTCAGGGTACGTGATCAGCTGACTACCTCCCTCCAAGAGAAGGGGAGCTAGCGGTTCATccataacaacaacaaaacatgaTCATATTTTCCTAATCTCAATATTAATTAAGTCATATTCTTTATATAATACTATTAttcgaaaataaataaataaatatatatatatatatatatctgcttTAATTTATTGGCAAAAAGATTATTAGACAAGTTTTACAAAACTCGATCAGAACAACTTAAGCGACcgacaaaagaaataaacacaAGCGCTATATACAGAcaaacatgagagagagagagagagagagagagagagagaatgatgaCTTACAGTCGGGTAACCCGATTATCAGTGTCGCATGTAACGTGGAACCAAGTGCAGGGATCCACTAAGGTCGGATCCCAGCTCTCAAGAACACCATTTGGATCCTTCACAGCTCTCCTCAACGCGTAAAGAGCATCCCCTGTTGATTAAAATTCATGAATCCATTAATCAAGAATATATATAGCgatcaagaaattaaagtatGTCAAGCATATATATACCTTCTAAGTTTGTATTTGCAGGTGCTGAAAAGGTCGTCGATAAAAGAAGAAAGGCAGCAAGAAGACGAAACATGGCCCAGATCTTCATGAGCAAAAACCTTGAAACCTGAGAGAGTCTCAAAGTCAAGATGCTTATGAATACTACTGTGAGAGACTTGCCTCTTTCTTCTAAGCAAGGACGCAACGAATCTGAGCTTTGTTGGCCGAATTTATAGAGCCCATAAAAGGAGTACTGCTACACTGCAACTTGTATACCCAAACCAAAACAATGATTCCAATgttttctacttttatttttctctccactatatataattatatatcaaTCTTTCTTATAATGTGGAtaaagtttaatatatatataaaaagaagtgGAGGGAAAAAGGGGAGGGGGATAAGCGAAATCACATGATCCAATTattgatcaaaattaaatttcacCAAATATATTATTAATCATTCAAGATAATAACGTGACAAGATGTGCcgattaaattaaatataataaaacaaaattccaaTCTAGCTAGAATTAATAGATCTCAATTCTTAACTTACACAACTGTGCAGAATCATATCTCTAACTTGCATGCGCTTAAGGGGAGGGGAGAGGGAATAGGATGCCTAGCTATATActacaatgctatatatgcaaCAAAGATATTTATTCCTTTACAACTCTTTGATGTGACACATCAGGATGAGGACGGTAGCAGCATATTAAAGACTTGTATGTATTATGGATACATTGAATATTGATGGCGAGGTTCATTCAACATTAACTCAAAAATGAATCACAATAAATTTTCTTCTGGCCCtctattttacatttattttagttcataataaagcaaaaaatcacttttctatCTTATTATTACGTTAATGTGCTGATGCCGATTAGCTcttattaaaaacaattaataattgATTGACATTAAcgataataataaaatataattgtgatttttaaccttattcttttatttatgcCGGCTAAGTTACAGGCTTCCTTGTGTTACTTGGGGACAAATAAAGTCGTGTTGGGTGGGGCAAAACTTCGGGTAGGCCCAAAGGACCACAGTGGTCTTGATCATGCCATGTGAAAAATAGTTAAGGATCTTTATGCTACtgattttacttcttttttcttttttctttttctttttttttttaaaaaaaaaaattactggaATGAtgaaagttttataaaaaaaaaaattccaaaaaattgaCCCATTTTATGTTTCTATTTATCCGTTAGGAAATGGTTACAAAAATTTTGTAAGGACATAATTCCAACCAAgctttttaaaatgatatatatctTGATTCAATTAAGCTAATATTTTCTATATCATAAACACATATTGCGAGTTTTGCACTATATATGCTGTCCTTATTCGacctttatttaatttgtaagtaTTTGTTTCCTacataaattaaatttgatatACTAGATTGAGAACAATCTGGGTTGGAAACACGGACTTGAGAGACTAAGATTTGGCTCCGGATGACAAAGCTTGAACCTCAAGTCTCAAACAAGCCATGAAGGTCATTAACGCAAAAGAGGATAACCTAAAAACAGACGATAAGACCCAACCagaggaaaaattcaaaaagccCAACTTGCCATGTTAGCATAATGGCTATTTGAACAAAGACATTAACACTCGCTAAAAGGATGTCATGATTGTAACATTGAGGATAACTACACTGTGATTTTAGTTTGACATAATTAACGGTGTAAAATCTGGCTAAGACTATAACTGATCATTATTGAACGCTTTACATGAGGATCGGAAACCCTTCCAAGTACAACCATACAACGATATGATACGCCCATACTCAATATGAGGAAACCCTAACTCGATTTCATTTTGAGTATCATACTCACAATTCTCTTTGCTAACTTAAAGTATCGGAAAGTTTTT contains the following coding sequences:
- the LOC133864089 gene encoding uncharacterized protein At2g33490 isoform X2, whose translation is MKTSLRKLRGFGLNKHEVKERRDIRPLAQLDELAQAALGMQDMRDCYDSLLSAAAATTNSAYEFSESLGEMGACLLEKTALNDDEESGRVLLMLGKVQFELQKLTDGYRSHLSQTIINPSESLLNELRTVEEMKRQCDEKREVYEYMITRQREKGRSRSGKGESFSMQQVQTARDEYDEEATLFVFRLKSLKQGQSRSLLTQAARHHAAQLCFFKKAVKTLEAVEPHVKLVTEQQHIDYQFSGLNDGDEGDDDGDDDDYNSDDDDDDDDDDDYDENDDGELSFDYGQNDHEHDIPTSQKLMELDQVDITFPQVATVEGVKENLHRLHRNSFSHRARPGSQSAPLFAENKFDSTEKTKQMLLSSTRKLHTYVLPTPVDMKSSISTGSGNPMPHKTETPLNEHTQNLWHSSPLEQKKLEEVLVDEKFSGPTVINAQSVLKESNNNASAWLHPPSADRVLFSQQYMLAASDPKKLKRYAFSGPLTSKPWSTKPVSVGSPHLYSGPLLRNPMSQVPSTSPSTSPTFMSSPKISELHELPRPPASSTSKSSRPMDFVGHSAPLGSRDQVLSATKKSVVSNAASPLPTPPQTIARSFSIPSSSPRVTTSHASKPLEALHGREMAVDIASPPLTPIALSSNQQPSTGSETITQAIHIRGAD
- the LOC133864089 gene encoding uncharacterized protein At2g33490 isoform X1 produces the protein MKTSLRKLRGFGLNKHEVKERRDIRPLAQLDELAQAALGMQDMRDCYDSLLSAAAATTNSAYEFSESLGEMGACLLEKTALNDDEESGRVLLMLGKVQFELQKLTDGYRSHLSQTIINPSESLLNELRTVEEMKRQCDEKREVYEYMITRQREKGRSRSGKGESFSMQQVQTARDEYDEEATLFVFRLKSLKQGQSRSLLTQAARHHAAQLCFFKKAVKTLEAVEPHVKLVTEQQHIDYQFSGLNDGDEGDDDGDDDDYNSDDDDDDDDDDDYDENDDGELSFDYGQNDHEHDIPTSQKLMELDQVDITFPQVATVEGVKENLHRLHRNSFSHRARPGSQSAPLFAENKFDSTEKTKQMLLSSTRKLHTYVLPTPVDMKSSISTGSGNPMPHKTETPLNEHTQNLWHSSPLEQKKLEEVLVDEKFSGPTVINAQSVLKESNNNASAWLHPPSADRVLFSQQYMLAASDPKKLKRYAFSGPLTSKPWSTKPVSVGSPHLYSGPLLRNPMSQVPSTSPSTSPTFMSSPKISELHELPRPPASSTSKSSRPMDFVGHSAPLGSRDQVLSATKKSVVSNAASPLPTPPQTIARSFSIPSSSPRVTTSHASKPLEALHGREMAVDIASPPLTPIALSSNQQPSTGSETITQAIHIRGNLETDAFPFAVKIYYA
- the LOC133864119 gene encoding leucine-rich repeat protein 1-like — its product is MKIWAMFRLLAAFLLLSTTFSAPANTNLEGDALYALRRAVKDPNGVLESWDPTLVDPCTWFHVTCDTDNRVTRLDLGNAKLSGSLVPELGKLERLQYLELYMNNLVGPVPEELGGLKSLLSLDLYHNNLTGSIPSSLSKLSNLKFLRLNSNNLTGRIPRELTKLGNLKIFDVSNNDLCGTFPTSGSFSKLSEESFKNNPRLEGPELMGFVRYDVGGSC